Proteins encoded in a region of the Drosophila sechellia strain sech25 chromosome 2L, ASM438219v1, whole genome shotgun sequence genome:
- the LOC6617901 gene encoding glycerol-3-phosphate dehydrogenase, mitochondrial isoform X1, which produces MSKLGAILAQSAVHLSEHRQLLSQAFLSSITYQRSRVKVRGNHCCTMKVVPSRAEHVNALKAEEFDVLVIGGGAVGCGCAVDAACRGLKTALIEAEDFASGSSSRTSKLIDGSGSYLGTALREKDVEQLYIMLQMMSERVTMLKNAPHLNRIQPMIIPIYSFLQMPCTWLGLKVYDWISAASNIRGSHIISREATMYEFPLLKTDGLRGGVVYYDGQVDDARMCVALVMTAVALGANVGNHMEVVEIMPQEGCCRVVSVKDRISCEQFYIQSKAVINATGSSTDAIRQMDKEGTAPILLPTLETQVSLPRYFGSGHYGLLSPAQKNDDLTVYMVPFENHMVLGSREVDLDEVSSRGSPTPEPDDVDCLLEAAKKRMDPCVELGRCHVLSAWTAIKASVSCPTDKESDDDKRGTPLNSYMIEVSPDGLITLAGGRWSSYRVMAADAVDLAIKSCGLCDDHVTSSWTQDLKLDGAESWCCMLPLEFVQDYGVPMDVAHHISDSYGYNGHALFSQAPDMKKRLHPSFPYIEAEIQYAMRNEYACTLVDIIARRLRIAFVDAAATLHMLPKILKIMAAEKGWDEDEQKEQMVAAQEFLVRQMGLGSIVQPRSTSKSKPKKKGSSEGCCCRAAVRKGARSYSMEISRKICIHPLVQHRSMSSMFLPLMTSLSYGLGR; this is translated from the exons ATGTCCAAGTTGGGCGCCATCCTGGCGCAAAGTGCTGTTCATCTTAGCGAACATCGTCAGCTTTTGAGCCAGGCCTTCTTATCGTCTATCACCTATCAGCGGAGCAGGGTTAAAGTTCGCGGAAACCACTGTTGCACAATGAAGGTGGTACCATCTCGCGCGGAGCACGTAAATGCACTAAAGGCCGAGGAGTTCGACGTCCTGGTGATCGGAGGAGGAGCCGTGGGTTGTGGTTGTGCTGTAGACGCAGCGTGTCGTGGTCTTAAAACAGCCTTAATCGAGGCAGAGGATTTTGCAAGTGGCTCTAGTTCACGAACCAGTAAGCTGATCGATGGCAGTGGTTCATATCTGGGCACTGCCCTCCGGGAGAAGGATGTCGAGCAGCTGTACATTATGCTGCAAATGATGAGCGAACGGGTGACCATGCTGAAGAACGCTCCGCATCTGAACCGGATCCAGCCCATGATCATACCCATCTACAGTTTTTTGCAGATGCCCTGCACCTGGCTGGGATTGAAG GTTTATGACTGGATATCTGCAGCCTCCAATATCCGTGGATCGCACATCATCTCCAGGGAGGCCACCATGTATGAGTTTCCGCTGCTAAAAACCGATGGGCTTCGCGGTGGTGTCGTCTACTATGATGGTCAGGTGGACGATGCCCGCATGTGCGTCGCATTGGTGATGACCGCGGTGGCCCTGGGTGCCAATGTGGGCAACCACATGGAGGTGGTGGAGATCATGCCACAGGAGGGCTGCTGCCGAGTTGTAAGCGTTAAGGACAGGATCTCCTGCGAGCAGTTCTACATTCAGTCAAAGGCAGTTATCAATGCCACTGGCTCCAGCACTGATGCCATCCGGCAGATGGACAAGGAGGGAACCGCACCGATTCTGTTGCCCACTCTGGAAACCCAAGTATCCCTGCCTCGCTATTTTGGTTCCGGACACTACGGTTTGTTGAGTCCAGCTCAGAAAAATGATGATCTCACTGTTTATATGGTGCCGTTTGAGAACCACATGGTTCTAGGCAGTCGCGAGGTGGACCTGGATGAAGTGTCTAGCCGTGGAAGTCCCACTCCCGAACCAGATGACGTGGACTGTCTGCTAGAAGCAGCCAAGAAAAGGATGGATCCCTGCGTGGAGCTGGGGCGCTGCCACGTGCTTAGTGCCTGGACGGCCATCAAGGCCAGTGTGAGCTGCCCCACCGACAAGGAGAGTGATGATGACAAGCGTGGAACACCGCTCAATAGCTACATGATCGAGGTTAGTCCCGACGGTCTCATCACGCTGGCCGGCGGACGATGGAGCAGTTACCGCGTGATGGCAGCCGACGCCGTAGATTTGGCAATTAAATCTTGTGGACTATGCGACGATCACGTGACCTCCAGTTGGACACAGGACTTGAAGTTGGACGGAGCCGAATCATGGTGTTGCATGCTGCCGCTGGAATTCGTGCAGGACTACGGTGTGCCCATGGACGTGGCTCATCATATCTCCGATTCCTATGGGTATAATGGACATGCACTGTTCTCTCAGGCTCCCGATATGAAGAAGCGCCTTCATCCGAGCTTCCCCTATATAGAGGCAGAGATTCAGTATGCCATGCGAAACGAGTACGCCTGCACCCTTGTGGACATCATCGCACGACGGTTGCGCATAGCCTTCGTGGATGCGGCCGCCACGCTACACATGCTGCCCAAAATTCTCAAGATCATGGCCGCGGAAAAGGGTTGGGATGAGGATGAGCAAAAGGAGCAGATGGTGGCGGCCCAGGAATTTCTGGTGCGCCAAATGGGTCTGGGATCAATAGTCCAACCTAGGAGCACCAGCAAGAGCAAGCCGAAAAAGAAGGGCTCCTCGGAGGGATGTTGCTGTCGGGCTGCAGTTCGCAAGGGGGCCAGGAGCTACTCGATGGAAATATCAAGAAAGATTTGCATTCATCCCTTGGTCCAACATAGATCCATGTCTAGCATGTTCTTGCCCCTCATGACGAGCTTAAGTTATGGACTCGGACGCTAA
- the LOC6617901 gene encoding glycerol-3-phosphate dehydrogenase, mitochondrial isoform X2, translating to MSKLGAILAQSAVHLSEHRQLLSQAFLSSITYQRSRVKVRGNHCCTMKVVPSRAEHVNALKAEEFDVLVIGGGAVGCGCAVDAACRGLKTALIEAEDFASGSSSRTSKLIDGSGSYLGTALREKDVEQLYIMLQMMSERVTMLKNAPHLNRIQPMIIPIYSFLQMPCTWLGLKPPISVDRTSSPGRPPCMSFRC from the exons ATGTCCAAGTTGGGCGCCATCCTGGCGCAAAGTGCTGTTCATCTTAGCGAACATCGTCAGCTTTTGAGCCAGGCCTTCTTATCGTCTATCACCTATCAGCGGAGCAGGGTTAAAGTTCGCGGAAACCACTGTTGCACAATGAAGGTGGTACCATCTCGCGCGGAGCACGTAAATGCACTAAAGGCCGAGGAGTTCGACGTCCTGGTGATCGGAGGAGGAGCCGTGGGTTGTGGTTGTGCTGTAGACGCAGCGTGTCGTGGTCTTAAAACAGCCTTAATCGAGGCAGAGGATTTTGCAAGTGGCTCTAGTTCACGAACCAGTAAGCTGATCGATGGCAGTGGTTCATATCTGGGCACTGCCCTCCGGGAGAAGGATGTCGAGCAGCTGTACATTATGCTGCAAATGATGAGCGAACGGGTGACCATGCTGAAGAACGCTCCGCATCTGAACCGGATCCAGCCCATGATCATACCCATCTACAGTTTTTTGCAGATGCCCTGCACCTGGCTGGGATTGAAG CCTCCAATATCCGTGGATCGCACATCATCTCCAGGGAGGCCACCATGTATGAGTTTCCGCTGCTAA
- the LOC6617902 gene encoding E3 ubiquitin-protein ligase NRDP1: MGFDLNCIVGHVDEELICPICTDVLEEPVQSSECEHAFCRACIDKWMIQKQICPVDRSGLLNSHLVPVSRLMRNMLSRLKIKCIFSQSGCSQMLALEEFRTHVAACEHNPKVVVECSKGCGMKVPKDEMSRHNCVFELRELVEKLVKEVSDLKLKNADMEEQNSSQRREMELFQYYIAALRSTNPMLRNIGEQLDRFSLMQWGNGLRLATVHTWGSLISTPDNPMHLMVRDVLRESGCPMHMLNMLVDRCHEDRWPEGLMTLDDRRENQHLMSQYVTRLVPGLVTGKPCVVVLGGDNTHMPENLRPILGLVMIFVDGVNEMVQPPLSDIEFM, encoded by the exons ATGGGCTTTGATCTAAACTGCATTGTGGGTCACGTTGACGAGGAGCTCATCTGTCCGATTTGCACAGATGTCCTGGAGGAGCCGGTCCAGTCATCGGAATGCGAGCACGCCTTCTGTCGCGCCTGCATCGACAAGTGGATGATCCAGAAGCAGATTTGCCCGGTGGACCGCTCCGGCCTACTGAACTCACATCTGGTGCCCGTTTCGCGCCTCATGCGCAACATGCTCTCCCGGCTTAAGATCAAGTGCATCTTCTCGCAAAGCGGATGCTCCCAAATGCTGGCCCTTGAGGAGTTCCGGACCCACGTGGCCGCCTGCGAGCATAATCCTAAGGTGGTTGTCGAGTGCAGCAAGGGATGCGGAATGAAG GTTCCCAAGGACGAGATGTCGCGCCACAACTGTGTGTTCGAACTGCGCGAGCTGGTGGAGAAACTGGTGAAGGAGGTTTCCGATCTGAAGCTGAAGAATGCCGATATGGAGGAGCAGAACTCCAGCCAGCGCCGAGAGATGGAGCTGTTCCAGTACTATATCGCAGCACTGCGATCGACCAATCCCATGCTGCGCAACATTGGCGAACAGCTGGACCGCTTCTCGCTGATGCAGTGGGGCAATGGACTCCGTCTGGCCACCGTCCACACTTGGGGCAGTCTGATCTCCACTCCGGACAATCCCATGCACCTGATGGTGCGCGACGTTTTGCGTGAAAGCGGCTGCCCGATGCATATGCTCAATATGCTGGTTGACCGTTGCCACGAGGATCGCTGGCCCGAGGGTCTGATGACGTTGGACGATCGCCGCGAGAATCAACATCTCATGAGTCAGTATGTCACCCGATTGGTGCCCGGTCTGGTCACCGGCAAGCCGTGTGTGGTTGTGCTGGGCGGCGACAACACCCACATGCCGGAGAATCTGCGCCCCATTCTCGGACTGGTCATGATCTTCGTCGACGGTGTGAATGAGATGGTACAGCCACCGCTGTCTGACATCGAGTTTATGTAA